The Benincasa hispida cultivar B227 chromosome 9, ASM972705v1, whole genome shotgun sequence genome has a segment encoding these proteins:
- the LOC120086040 gene encoding uncharacterized protein LOC120086040 isoform X1 produces the protein MIFYPQLLGGDFNEAVMHFGKSIKEIINEEFSDGIMSAIDFYCSVDKVKGVDGKDRVVITFDEDRAHGFQTTVAGKLNEILKPATQLLMVYQQQYLHGAKGRE, from the exons ATGATCTTCTATCCCCAG CTTTTGGGTGGTGATTTTAACGAAGCAGTTATGCATTTTGGCAAGAGTATCAAGGAAATTATTAATGAGGAGTTCAGCGATGGAAT tatGTCAGCCATAGACTTTTACTGCTCAGTTGACAAGGTCaagggtgttgatgggaaggatCGTGTTGTGATAACGTTTGATG AAGATAGAGCACATGGCTTCCAGACGACCGTCGCAGGAAAGTTGAACGAGATTCTAAAACCTGCAACACAGTTGCT AATGGTCTACCAGCAACAATATCTACATGGCGCTAAAGGAAGAGAATAA
- the LOC120086040 gene encoding cyanate hydratase-like isoform X2, which translates to MIFYPQLLGGDFNEAVMHFGKSIKEIINEEFSDGIMSAIDFYCSVDKVKGVDGKDRVVITFDEDRAHGFQTTVAGKLNEILKPATQLLKSCFQFG; encoded by the exons ATGATCTTCTATCCCCAG CTTTTGGGTGGTGATTTTAACGAAGCAGTTATGCATTTTGGCAAGAGTATCAAGGAAATTATTAATGAGGAGTTCAGCGATGGAAT tatGTCAGCCATAGACTTTTACTGCTCAGTTGACAAGGTCaagggtgttgatgggaaggatCGTGTTGTGATAACGTTTGATG AAGATAGAGCACATGGCTTCCAGACGACCGTCGCAGGAAAGTTGAACGAGATTCTAAAACCTGCAACACAGTTGCT GAAGTCATGCTTTCAATTTGGATAA